The sequence below is a genomic window from Thalassoroseus pseudoceratinae.
CCAGAGGTTCAACTCGCAACCGGACAAACCGGAGCCGAGTTCGCCGACGCTTGGAACAAGAAACACAAGCCATCCGAACTTTGGACGCCCACCCACAATCCCTGGTCCGGTCGCCAACTTGAATCGAAACTCCTGCCCAACGGAACCTCACAGCGAGAGTTTCCACTGCTTTGGCGAGGAGAACACAGCCCTATTTTTGCTGACTGGTCTTTCACGCTATCACCGACGCGTTCCCACCTCATCGCCCGCGATGGCTTCGGACGGCCTCGCTGGGAGTTGCAAGTGCATGAAGACGGTCTCCAAGTCCCGATTTACAATGAAAGTTTCGTCGCTGCGAAAGGACATTTGCTGTTGGTGTCTTTCGGGTCGGAGTTCATGGTTCTCGAGACTCTCACCGACGACGGAACACCCCGAATTCTTTGGCGTCGGAATCAGATGGAAGATTTCGCGGAAGATCCCCAGGGGAGGGTCAAAGGGGGAAACGTGCAGCGGTTCCGCATGAGTCGCTACGCGGGTCCACATCGACTCATGTATGAGCATACGGACGATGAAGGTCGACCGCTTGGCGGTATCACCCCGCCGAACGATTCCATCATTGTCTATCAGGCAGGCACGTTCGTCCGGGCGGCGGATCGCTACACTGGCGAAATCCGTTGGCAGTACCGGAACATTGCCCGTGGATGCCGAATTTTCGCTACCAACAGCCGAATCTTTCTTGTACAGCCGGATGACGAGATTTGGATACTCCGGGCAACCGATGGCGCCAGAGTTCTCAATGACAACCCAACGACGGCCGATTCGTTGTTCGCTGTTTTCGGACAACATGGCCTCAGTTGGAACCAAACTCGCGAGAAATCCGAACTGTTATGCACGGACTTGGCGACCGGTGAAAATCTTTGGCAGAACGAATTTGAACCGGGAGCTGCCGTCTCCGCATTCTGCTCCGATGAGGTCGCAGTGCTAGATCGCTCGGGAGCATTTCACATTCTGGGCATCGAGGATGGAAAGCCGCGATTCCAAACCACGCTCCCGGATCAACCACGATTGTTGATGATGGCCGTCGTCCGAAGCGAGGCCCGATATTTGGTTCTGACGAACCAATACCGGCCCGAAGAGAATGCCAGCTTGATCACTCGCCCCGTCGTCGAAGGGGAGCGGGCGACATTCGTAAACGGGATCTTCGCAACGATCGACCGTGACTCAAAAAGCGTGCAACATAGCGCAGTTGATATTGAGTCCAGGAGTTCGCTCACCCAGCCGAAGTCTCTCCCGTTTTGGGTGGTTCAGCGGCCGGTGTTTCATCAATTCGCGTCGAATTTGAACACCGCAAAAAACGAAGTCCGGGTGTTTGACACCCGGACTGCAAAGCAAATCTTCAATGACGCAACAACGATGCTTCAATCACCAATGACAATTGGTAGTCCCGATGAATCGGGTCAGACCGCGTTGCGATTCTCCAATGCAACAATCGAAATCAAACCCGGCGATCCACTCGTCAACAAACAAGAATACGAAGACCGCCCGGAGAACGCCGACTAAGCGACACGGCGAACATCGAAATCGCGCCTGTCGCTTACCCAAGGTCGGCAAATGAGGGCTTATTCATCAGGGACGTAAGGCAGCAGCCCGATGAAACGTGCTCGCAAAACGGCTGTGCGGACGGCTCGCTGATATAGAGCCGATGTGCCGGTTCGGCGGCGAGGCAGAATCCGACCTTCGCGGTCGATCAACGTACGCAGCAATTTGACGTCTTTGTAGTCCACATAGACTGGACGTACTGGCTTGCCATCCGGCATGAACCGGCATTTCAACTTCTTCTTGAGACGGGCTCGTTTCTTCCGTCGTCGACGGATGTCCATACGACTCATATTTCAACGCTCCACAGTTTGGGTTGTCGACTCAGAAAAACGCGACAACACACCGGTTCGCTGGAGTTCACGCGGCACGCAAACATGGTTACCTTCCCACGAAGGTATCCGGCGAAACTAAGACAAGTCGCTGATTGTAGTCGCAAGCCGGTGAAATGAAAGCGTTTCAAACGCGAAAACTCCGATTTTCCCTCGCCCAACGGATCGCAAATCGGCAAAGATGACTCGCAAAACCGGTCAAGAAGTCACCAGTTTGGCGGAGTTTCGTACATTGGTCACCCCCCGCGAAATCCCGACCCCGACAAGGACCGAAACACACGATCCACGTAACCTATTCCTAAACCGGCAGTTACGACTTCTTCACCAACGAATCACCGTCACCGGCTGACTCGCTTCTCAGAGAATCGGCATGGATTCTGCAACCATATCTGTCTCAAAACAATTGTCGGACACGTCGCCCGATTGATGAACTAATGAGACTCCAGAAGGAAGTAGTCAGATGTCCTCATTGACCTCTCATCATCGCCATTCCAATACCACACACTACGAAGATTCGGTCCTGGCCCAAGATACTCACTCGATGATGCTTGGTTACATCATGTGGATCTTCGGCTTTCTTGGAATGCATCGATTCTATTACGGCAAGAAGATCACCGGGACCATTTGGTTCTTCACGGCGGGCTTGGCAGGCATCGGTTGGTTGATCGACCTGTTCCTGATTCCTTCGATGGATGATCGGGCCGACGAACGGTATGTGGAAGGCCCAGTCGATTACAATGTCGCCTGGATTTTGCTTTCGATCCCGGTCGTCGGCACATTGGGAGCCCACCGTTTCTACATGGGCAAATGGATCAGCGGTTTGATCTACCTTTGCACCGGGGGCTTGTTCTTCGTCGGTTGGCTGTATGACCTGTGGACGATCAACGAACAAATCGACCGCATCAACCGATTCGAATAACGCTGAACAAAATCCGGCCCCGAACAAAACCCCTCAGGTTTTTGACCTGAGGGGTTTTTACATGCCGATCGTTCGTCCGAACGTCACGACTTCGATTTCTTTTTCTTCTTGGTCGCTGTCTTCTTAGCCTTTGCGGGCGTTTTCTTCGTCGATTTCTGATCGGTGGACTTTTTGAAAATCCGATCCCAACCTTCGGCGAACTCATCCGAAGAACCGGTGTGTACAGTGTAGCCAGTCATTGCGTTCACTCCTCAGCCAAAACAACATTCACACTAATTCGATGTCAGCCCAAGTCGACGCCGAATACTCTGCCAGGGCTGAATGTACGTGAGAAATGGCAGACCATCGACGGTGGGATCGGGGCGTGCAGTGACACCGTCGACTGCGGGACCACGACGAACGAGCGATTCTAACGCCGCTTGTTCGTGGATGCGGTCAAATGGTTGCAGTCGGCTCACTTCGTTCAAAATGACAGCCACCGCAGACGCGATCGCGTATCCGCCCCAATTGCTGACACCCGTTACGATAGTCCAATCGGTAGAAATTCGACAAGGGATGCACGGCGGTGAAGCGGGTGGCAACCGTCGAATGAGATCCGTCCACGCTACCGCACCGAAACCGATTTCATTTCCGCCGTCCCCGACACCGATTGTGGTCGGTCGTTGATCGCCTTGGGTGACGTGCTCGAATAGCTGATGCAACGGCGGCGTCCATTCGTCGATGACATCGCCCAACATATTGTGACACCGATTCCAAGCGGTTTTCGGTACAAGTTCCGCGAATCGCTGACGATCCTCATCGTCCCGACTCACTGACTCAAACGTGTGAGCGGGTCCACTGCGTTCGATGGAAATCAGATGCGTCCATTCTGGTGTCGTGGCGGTGTCATCGAATTGCAAATTCCCATGGGAATTCGTGTCGAACATGCGAACGATGTCCCGCGGAAGACCATACGCTTCCGCCGCCACACGAACCGCGTCGGCACAGAACGGATCGGTAATCAAATCCACCTTCCGACCGAGATCCCGAAAAAACCGAGCAAGAATCGCTGCCCCCAGCGGGCCATCCGTTTCTGCAGCAGGCGGGTTCGCACGCGGGACGAAATACCCAGTGACGATCCCGATGGACGTGCCATTCGCCGCCAACTCCTCGGCAGCGGATGCCAAATGTCCTAAACACAGCGGGGGAAACTCTTCCTCGGACGCAATCAAACCGCGACGGGCGGGATCAGTCCGCACGAAGCGTTCGATGTCAGAGATGATCTCGGAGCCGGTCATACGGTGGATCGCCCAAGGTTTGAGAGTTCGAAATTCCCACCCGAAAGAATAATTCCGACCTTCTTGCCAGCAATGCCTTGCGGGTTTTCCATGAGACAAGCCAACGGCACGGCGGCGGAAGGTTCCACGACAATCTTCATCCGCTCCATGATCAACTGCTGAGCGTCGCGAATGGTCGATTCTTCGGCCAAGCGAATCTCTTCGACGGATTCACGAATAATCGGAAAAGTCAGTGCTCCAATTCCCGTGAGCAAACCATCCGCGATACTCCGTTGACCGGTTGTCGGCTGTCTGACGCCGGATTTCAGGCTTTCGAGAGCATCGTTGACGACTCGCGGTTCACCGGCCCAAACTCGTATTCGCTGCTCTTGCGATCGAGCCACGATCGCCGTTCCTGCCAGCAATCCGCCACCACCAACCGGGGTCATCAGAAGATCGAGGTCCGGGCAATCCTGCACGAATTCCAACGCTGCGGTTCCTTGACCGGCGATAATCCGAGGGTCGTCGTATGGATGGATCAGTGTCGCACCGGTTTCATTCTGAATGCGTTGACAGGTCGACTCGCGTGCGGACTGCGTTGGTTCACAGAACGTGATCTGACCACCGTAGTGCTCGACCGCGGCGATTTTAACTCGCGGTGCGTTGGACGGCATAACAATGTACGCCGGCACATCACACAGACCTGCCGCCCAAGCCAATGCGGCAGCGTGATTGCCCGACGAATGCGTCACCACGCCGCGTTTCGCATCACTCTCGTTCAGTGAGCGGACGGCATTAGTTGCCCCTCGGGCTTTGAACGCACCGGTTTTCTGGAAGTTCTCACACTTGAACACGATGTCCGCATCCAAACGCTGACTGATCTGCGTACACGTCAAAATCGGCGTGCGATGGACCCAGCGTTCGATTCGGGTGTGAGCTTCAATGATGTCTGCGACGTGTTGCAACCGATTTTCCAAGACCGAAAATTGCACAAAATTGAGACGCTATTGTTTTTCAAATCATCAATATCCTATGATATTACTATCCACGCCACCGAACCACCATTCTAGGCGTGCCCCACACGCGTTTTGTTCGACCGTGAACGGCGTTTCCAGTGAGCAGTTGATTTCTTCTTATCTCGGCACATAGCTCGCTGGGTCGCACGGGTCGGATGTCATTTCTCATTTTTCCGAGGAGAGTCCCATGATACGTTCACACGGGTCCCGGCAACGATTGCGTGGTTTCACGCTGATCGAGTTGCTTGTCGTCATCGCAATCATTGCGATTTTGATTGCACTCTTGCTTCCCGCCGTGCAGCAAGCTCGCGAAGCTGCTCGTCGCACAGAATGCAAGAACAAGCTAAAACAACTCGGCATCGCGATGCATAATCACCACGATGTTTACCGCGAATTCCCCCGGAACTACACGCAAGTTGGCGGGAATGCCTGGGAAGCACTGAGCTTGAACTACTACCTGCTGCCGTTCCTGGAACAGAACAACCTGTACGAGCAAGGTGAAGCGAACAAGACATGGGGCTTCATCCATGGCACGGTCATGAAGACGGATCTTGCCGCATTCCATTGTCCCTCCGCACCAGAACCCGGCGACCAGACCAGCACGTGGGGCGGACCGGGAACGAACTACGCCTGGTGTACAGGAAGCTCGTCACAAACCGTGTGGGCTGGAAACGCTTTCAACGGTGCAGTCGCGTACCAACACGACCGCAAACTGTCTGATATCACCGATGGAACGTCAAACACGTTGCTCGCATCAGAGATTCTCTCGGGATCGTCCTCCAGCGGTTCCAGTGGTATCTACCCATACGACGTTTTCTACACGAACAACGGTCTCTTCAATTCTATCGCCGATAAGAACTTCCCAACGCAAGCGGAACTCACGGCGATCGGGCAAGCCGCTCAGGACAGCCCATCCGGTGTTCGTCACAACAACGGCACAATGTGGGGCTGGTATGCGGCGGCTCAATCGACATTCACAGCGGCTGCACCTCCGAACTGGCAATACCCGACGGCTGGTGGCGACTGCTGTCCAGGTGGTGCACACGACTGGGGCACGGGAATCATTCCGCCGCGAAGTCTTCACCCGGGTGGTGTCAACGCGGTTTTGGCCGACGGTTCCGTCCGGTTCATCACCGACAACATCACACTGCTGACTTGGCAGCTTCTCGGCAACCGCCAAGACGGCGAAGTTCTCGGAGAATACTAAGCTCCAGGACGGCTAACTCCGCTGAAGACCCCTCAAGCCGCTAGTTCCGACTGGCGGCTCTTTCCATACCATTGCTCGGCTCACCCGAGCCAAGTCCCCACCCACATTGTTGTCAATTAAGAGAGTCTTGCCATGCGTTTGTTTTGTTTCGCGATGACCGTATTTTCGCTGTCGTTTCTCCCCGGATGTGGTGGAGGCGTGCAGGAAAAGGAAATTGAAGTCAAAGCCTCCAACGATCCACTGAACGAACCGCGTGCCATCCTAAAGCGTTACGCGGAAGGGCAGCCGTTCGGTAGCGAAATCACCAGTTTCCCGGATCACGTCGCCAACGTGCGTGAAATCGACCCGGAACGAGCGGACATCCTGGAGAAAGGAATCGCCGATCTCCAAGCCGCCCCCGCCGGAAAACGCAAAGCGATTGCCAAGGAACTGCTGGGAAAACTGGCCCCGAGCATGGGCATCCCCTCGGATGATTCCGATGGAAAAGGAACCGAAGAGGCTTCGGAAACCGAGTAAAGTAAAACCCGAGTCAATTGACACACCGACGCCAACTCAATGGCGTCGGTGTTTTCTTTCGCTTATGGTTTTTGGATCAATTCTGCGAGTTGATCGATGAACTTCGGAATCTCTTCCCGCGGATTCTGTTCTTCAAATTCCAGCACGACGTAGCCTCGATAACCCGCATCCTTCAAAATGCTGATGATGCGAGGCAGGTCGGCCGGCTGCTTGCCACCACCGTTCGGGGCGACCATGACCTTGATCTGAGCGTTGACAGCCAACGGAGCAATCTTGGCGAGATCGCGGTAGGGGTCGTCGGTGCGGAAGTTGCCGCTATCGAAGTTGACGCCAAACCACGGCGACTCGTCGACTTGCTCGATGATGCTTAACATTTGCTTGGGTGTGGCGGTGATACCCCCGTGGTTTTCCAACGCAAGCAGCACCCCCTTTTCAGCGGCGTATTCCAGGGACTCATTGATCCCTGCTGCACACCGCTTGATCGCTTCCGCTTCGTTGTCGCCCTTCGGCGTTTTCCCAGCGAAAATACGAATCACGGGCGCCCCCATCGCAGCGGCGTAGTCGATCCATTGCCGAGTCATGGCAAGTTGCTTCTGACGGGCTTCACCATCGGGAAGGGCAAAGTCATTGCCGATCGCCGTGCCGGAGATATCCAATCCCTGCCGAAACGTCCGATTTTTGAGCATCATCAGATACTCATTTGTGACTTTCGATGGGAAGTAGTAGCTGGTCAATTCCGTGCCATCGAGCCCGAGTTCCGCACAGAAATCGATGAAATCACTCAGCGTCATTTGTGGATCGCTGCCACCTTTGCGGAGTTGGCGATTGAACGAATACGCCGCGAGCGACAACTTCATATGCGAACCGCTGGCCGATTTCGGTTCCTTTGCGGACGCGGTTTGGGGGGCCAATGCCGCCACCGCACCGGCTCCAGCGAGAGCGGACAGGAAATGACGACGATCGACGGAAATTCGAGAATCAGCAGAATTCATATGGGGTTCCGAACACAAAGTGGCAGGGTGGTGTCTGTAGAAACAATTCGCTTACCATTTTCCGATCGTACGTCAGAATTGCAAACCCGTCGCACGCCACTACACTGAGCGTTGTGATCTTGCGCCAAACGTGGATTGCCCGGAATGAAACTCAAGGGCCGCTCACGACGCCTTCAAACCTAACCCACATCGACACTCATGCCTCGCTACGATGCCAACCGGATCGAACCCAAATGGCAAGCCTTTTGGGATCAAAACGCCACCTTCCAATTGCCGGACGAGATCCCCGAAGGCGAAAAGAAATATGTCCTCGATATGTTTCCGTACCCGTCGGGTGACGGTTTGCACGTGGGGCACCCCGAAGGCTACACCGCGACGGATATCGTGTGCCGTCACGCCCGGATGAAGGGTCAGAACGTATTGCACACGATGGGTTGGGACTCGTTCGGTTTACCGGCCGAACAGCACGCCATCAAGACGGGCACACACCCCCGAGTCACGACAAACAAAAACATCGACAACTTCCGCCGCCAACTCAAAAGTTTGGGATTCAGTTACGATTGGTCGCGGGAATTCGCCACCACCGATCCCGACTATTACCGTTGGACCCAGTGGATTTTCCTGCAACTCTTCGACACTTGGTACGATCCCGAGCACGAATGGACCGGGCCCGACAGCAAACAACGCATCGGCAAAGGTCGACCAATTGCCGAGTTGCCGATTCCGAATGACGTGCAATCGGAAGGCGAGTCTGCGGTCCGGAAGTACCAGGATGCGCACCGATTGGCGTATCAACACGAAGCCCCGGTGAATTGGTGTCCGGCTCTTGGGACGGTGCTCGCGAATGAGGAAGTCACGGCGGAAGGGCGAAGCGAACGCGGCGATCATCCGGTGGAACGCCGTCAACTTCGACAATGGATGCTCCGCATCACCGCATACGCCGAGCGATTGTCCGAAGAACTCGAAGACTTGGATTGGCCCGATTCGGTCAAGGCTTTGCAACGGAACTGGATTGGCAAAAGTTTGGGGGCGGAGGTCGATTTCTACATCGGCTCGCAGACGGAAGACGGCTTCACAGCCTGGAAGCAACAACGCGAGCAAACCGGCTTTCCGAAATCGCCCGACACCGACGTGCTTCGGGTCTACACCACCCGACCGGATACGCTCTACGGTGCCACATACATGGTGCTCGCACCGGAGCACCCCGCGGTCGATCGGTTGACCTCGAAAGACCAGCAAACCGCCGTCGAGGAATATCGGCGGATGGCCGGTTTGAAAAGCGACCTCGACCGGACCGATTTAGCCAAGGAAAAAACCGGCGTCTTCACCGGCAGCTACGCGACGAATCCGGTCAACGGCCAACAAATTCCAATTTGGATCGCGGATTACGTTCTTGTCAGTTACGGCACCGGAGCCATCATGGCGGTGCCGGCTCACGATGAACGCGACTTCGAATTCGCCAAGGCGTTCGACTTGCCGATTCTTCAGGTGGTCGCCTCGACCAGCGATACGGATTCCACAATCGCTGACGACAAACAGCTGTTGGATACGTTGACGATGAACGAAGCCGCCGAGGGTTCCGTGCATGTCCCCGGTTTGGAATTGGACGAAGCATTCACGGAAACCGGGTACGCGATCAACTCCGGTACCTACGACGGCATGGCGACGGAAGATTTCAAACCGAAGATTGCCGCCGACTTGCAAGAAAAAGGACTCGGCAAAGAAGCCGTGAATTATCGGTTGCGGGATTGGTTGTTCAGCCGTCAACGGTATTGGGGCGAACCGTTTCCGATCTGGCATGAACTCGACGCTGACGGCACCCCGACCGGAATGGTGCGGGCCGTCGAAGATGCGGAGTTGCCAGTCGTGTTGCCAGAGATGGAGGACTTCCAACCCACCGGCACGCCCGATCCGCTTTTGTCCAAAGCTCCTGAAGAATGGCTCTACCAAACCGCTGATGACGGCGTGAAGCTCAAACGCGAAACCAACAGCATGCCGCAATGGGCCGGTTCATGTTGGTACTACTTGCGGTTCGCTGACCCGAAAAACTCCGAGCGGTTCATCGATCCCGCGAAAGAGAACTACTGGTTGCCGGTCGATCTCTACATCGGTGGTGCCGAACACGCGGTGTTGCACTTGTTGTACTCGCGGTTCTGGCACAAAGTCTTGTTTGATCGTGGCGAAGTCACCACGCCAGAGCCGTTTCAGAAGCTCGTCAATCAAGGCATGATTCTCGGCGCTCCTGAGTTGAGCGGTTTTCAAGACACCGACGGCAACTGGGTTTCGAGCAAGAAAGTTCGCGAGAACACCAACGAGGAACTCGACGCCACACACGTGATAGCCGACACCGGCGAACCTGCCACTGCGGTCAAACTCGAAGCCGAACAAGTTGAGAAAAAGGGCGAGAACTTCGTATTGGCGGACGATCCGAAAATCGTCGTCGATAGTCGAGCCTACAAGATGTCGAAATCGCGTGGGAACGTGATCAATCCTGATGACATTGTTTCGCAGTACGGTGCGGACTCGTTGCGGCTTTACGAGATGTTCATGGGGCCGCTCGAACAGAACAAACCCTGGAGCATGTCCGGCGTGGACGGCGTGTACCGCTTTCTCGGTCGAGCGTGGCGGATGATCGTCGACGAACGAGCCGACGAGGTGAAACTCAACGCCTCCGTGCAGGACATCCCGCCGAACGAAGATCAGGAACGAATCCTTCACAAGACCATCCAAGCCGTCGGCGAGGATATCGAGCGGTTGTCGTTCAACACAGCGATCAGTCGGATGATGGAATTCACCAACGCCGTCACCGCAATGGACCAGCGACCGCGAGCCATCTTGGAACCGTTCGTGTTGTTGCTCGCCCCGTTCGCGCCACACTTGGCCGAAGAACTTTGGGAGTTGTTCGGGCACGAGACTTCATTGGCGTACGAACCCTGGCCAGAGTTCGACGAATCGAAAATCCGCGAAGACACCGTCGAAGTCCCCGTGCAGATCAACGGCAAAGTCAAAGCCAAAATCCAAGTCCCCAACGGTGCCGACAAAACCACTCTCGAAACCACCGCCACCCAAGACGAAACCGTTCAAAGTTTCCTCGACGGCAAACAAATCATCAAAATAATCGTCGTGCCGGGACGACTTGTGAACTTCGTCGTGAAGGGGTAATACCGTATCTGGGGCAGTGCCTGGTGGAGCCCAATATAGTCTGCATAAGAACCTTATACTTTGCGCAAATCACGGGTCGCGGTAGGAAAAACACCATGTCAGATTACTGGATTCGAACTGAATTGGGTGTTCATGCTGGATTTACAGTAGAGTGGCACGGCCCATACGACAATCAACAACGAGCTGTTTCTGTAGCTAAAGAATTATCCGACCCTTGGGATGCGACGGAAATTGTCGCGGAAGTAGTTCTCGGTGCCCCGGGCTCCGAAGGTACTCGATTGGCTGAATTCTATCGTGGCACGAAGTATCTTCCAGGCGAAAGTCCATGGTACGACTGCCGACCACCGGCTACCGTCGATATTCCTTTGAGCCCGAAGGGGAAATAACATTGATGTGCAGTAGTCGTAGGTCAAGAAGCGCCCAACGCAATTCATTTCGATTCCGCCAACAGTGTCAGGTACGGCCTGACCTACTCGCTGACCTTCCATAGATTGAGACCCACGTGGCTATCGAACTTCGTAACCCTCATAGTGTGCAGGCAGCTTTGGAGAGGCGGCCGAATGCTGTGATGGAGATTCGTCTACACTCTCGGCAGCCGGGAACCGCTTGGGAATCGGTCGCCGAGACGGCGAAAGCGGCCCGTGTGCCCGTGCGACGCGGGCAACGTCCGGAGCAATCCGGACGACGGCAGCCGAAAGGGGATCAGTCCGAACGCATTGGAGCCGGCAGCGCGACGGTGAAGGAACTTGATCCGGTTGAGTTGGACGAAATCTTTGCGAACGGAGCCGAACGAGCGAACGGTCGGGGCGTATGGTTGGCGTTGGATCAGGTTCAAGACCCACGAAACCTCGGAGCGATTTTCCGATCGGCGGCGTTCTTTGGATTGGAAGGGTTGATCTTTACTCGTCACAAATCGGCCCCGCTGACCGGTGTGGCCTACGATGCTGCATCGGGAGGAATCGAACACGTCCCGTACGCCAATCCGCCGAGTCTCACCCGCACGATGCAACTTGCCAAAGACAACGGCTTGTGGATTCTCGGTGCATCGGAACATGCGGAGCAGGACATTTCCGAAGTCGATCGCGAACGCCCCTGGCTACTGATCGTCGGTAATGAGCAGCAGGGCTTACGACGGCTCACGCAGAAAAACTGCGACACCATGTGTCGTCTCTCGCCGCGTGGCCCGGTGCAATCCCTGAACGTTTCCGTCGCGACGGCCGTCTTGCTCGCCGGGCTGACCCGTTGATTGACGCGCGATAGCCCCTATGCCACACTGTCAAAAACCGTACAAGTGAATTTATCAACTTCCGTCAAGGTGTTGCCGATGGTTTCCCACCGCCGAATCGACATTCCCGCGTTGGCCGGGATGGTTCTTGCTCTTGCGACTCTTTCGAACGCCTCCGCCGAGAATTGGCCGTCATGGCGGGGACCGAGTCACAATGGAATCTCCGGTGAGACGAATCTTCCGATCGAATTCGGCCCGGACAAGAACGTCGCGTGGAAACTCCCACTCCCCGGACAAGCTGGAGCGACCCCGTGCATCTGGGGTAAGGACATTTTCGTCACATCAGTCGACGATGACGATTTTCTCCTGATGTGCATCAGCACGGATGGCACAGAGAAGTGGCGTCGCGTGATCGGTAATGGAAACCAACGGGTCCGCGGTGACGAAGGAAACTACGCCTCGCCGTCTCCGTCCACTGACGGAAAACACGTGTGGGTGATGTTCGGCCAGGGCGATTTGGCCTGCTTCGACTTCGCTGGAAATGAAGTGTGGGCGTTCAACCTCCAAGACCGTTACGGCAAGTTCCAAATTCAGTTCGGAATGGCCTCGACACCAGTGCTCCACAAGGGACGGTTGTACCTGCAATTGATCCACGGTGAAGGTCGGCCGAATACGCAAGAAGCTCGCGTCGTTGCCCTCGACGCTTCGACCGGCAAAGAAATTTGGCAGACCGGTCG
It includes:
- a CDS encoding 23S rRNA (guanosine(2251)-2'-O)-methyltransferase RlmB, with translation MEIRLHSRQPGTAWESVAETAKAARVPVRRGQRPEQSGRRQPKGDQSERIGAGSATVKELDPVELDEIFANGAERANGRGVWLALDQVQDPRNLGAIFRSAAFFGLEGLIFTRHKSAPLTGVAYDAASGGIEHVPYANPPSLTRTMQLAKDNGLWILGASEHAEQDISEVDRERPWLLIVGNEQQGLRRLTQKNCDTMCRLSPRGPVQSLNVSVATAVLLAGLTR